The following are from one region of the Endozoicomonas sp. 4G genome:
- a CDS encoding AAA family ATPase yields the protein MDGQIDGNVNKPNLEHGTNVPPKRVRLDLPPNGEAKQVKQVEACAQAVSSLKLSPSSEVPTGKTRTVSSTDTPCQKSSHAFDFRFVANDDEVRQLLADQTGDGNQDVTVISHPDDLSQANLVSRLSISEQGRHTLSSGKLFEDSQPLTLVMDIRKLTSEELPKFNDLLDPDNPCLYDRVSHEKRPLGEHVSLLVLADPKQLASVGQHDNAPGADFWRRINRPGNTWQFDAQTDHAPSMDIDKVPALLAELPPAESAMDDDTTVVIDCHLHSNWRQLLLGSPGVDQKGRIQHIPGRLETLRAGQRVILKGANWQDLAFEQTIRQMLAQRCFESNGKVCQLPDDVQFYQMSVGKHELRSLFQSLSKEPTSQNPIIINQSNINQWLNTIAIAPEGYAVPNTSLLEQVRAGGVVTVTSPLSEALWFRLLGSLQIIGKTTGLKPQLQVAHTKQQPEALGLTENDKHLSNVKVHSAINAVTYQQHAEASHWINSWENSHPQSPLVIQVNDQTSFSQLFDNIHITSEQKARFGRRESKLQEALTAGKPVIFRGLETNPALQQLLEPLVVGQPLPVNGHLQAYPKAQVTILWPESVKSPSTLFNSLVTTGESCPDVDLWEINAGKHELSRAELPEQALNKLYEAFETVPGSLCNPLPKMTEALLNQLILAARRAQQEDKSLQLLPRHWRKAIDSTITHGTRQHPTVRDFMKVACWRLLPDAHGKADAHKQPDGDQAAYVDPDQLTTIINGAPRLDRTFVRQNLWPLARTFDSTVLNKPLQLSYKKPFPASDEEEILDELCAIIVAYGPEKQQQAMANQLDIDLKAAAPWQSLAIRPSRQIKRLQDALASGWQLTLPSGQTRSDAIQALTSDCFQMARTAKSKTEGIERVKHRLSETLVLQGSDDKPLADDKPLADDKPLADDKPLSALAEDLYLGKLSQQDRESRRLSRLHDRLADSPIIFLQGETGTGKSYFSAKMAKTSGPATVLSLGPSDSEQTLMKRWQWKKEADGDRSMMQQNRMLMKWAGARSDKDGEYLTLVLDEANLAQTGLLASLNGLWEPEPCIYVDGHPVPVSAKHRVILTGNPDDYAGRQLDPALKEKLPKAYYPKLDEAFLRDRVVEPALVNQLQQRNLTDSEIDDIARSATGSVMALWQFYQELLPEHEFTPRDMTDICSWVGWYLDRSLSAGDRVNCKQVHGLIQQSFRDVLGPEISETHQDALTALNIWFAARYKTDNTLRDRVHNHTLPDIQKTFSAVTKEFQPDFDTSGSAVCELVKQIGQDLSRAQQAHHHHRKHGGRQATLIEGPAGRGKDVTLDLMIKSVRKEAGKRHELMPEVFYLNACDCFWDEVCKTIQKAKLEGGIVVISELNLIDSQHLEGELNDILAGDAHPGFHLFATINPPQYSGRKPLSPALKGRFRHLPIRQYNPTELQAIAEKVLPDSPEGKNVAKQLTQLHCKLRDELQKQKLPLLPTSRALQNVAMAVLRGRDFSDESLHRCLNKHYRLYLMAAKTSLEKLPRSSALAIGRGKFHFELCRWFNKTSGMDRPWLIRHSDRNSTDEKHHEICFKDQLSPKEAKAEIIKRAAQTQWLASGLSLDPDESDDILTGGLYRYWQQCWFANRFGQTGVDANSVFPMTEEQQQTMQLSANRPYLHEADRQISTWHANGAQWWAAFWHQLSELPEHFVNDFINEASATSNDKAPEQYQPQPMNEAKALTAGSDKAPEKYNPQDYEKKAPTLDRSTNYQNQAMRRVDEHILFKLPNHCARIYRWRAEDIYVTPEGEIKEFDISHLSIQGTEVLIPARLPEPGQKVTLARDQTLATFDWQPKWRLDNGRYPLPSLNKDERIVAMRVAPDFRFSLFRDLHTGLHSLQLHEPTARNIKLAYVVERIKPGKKIRTRPEPSTRFDDCCSEDMKKLLNPMFEDIDHQPFEIQEPLRKINDAQNTRQRMEAIRDYCQAFSGDAMPERNQPFFQFLITQRQGRCRHRVPVFVVLCRYFGIPCRQISNRVHTFAECSLDGGQSWESVDLGGAPVEVAKILPVFQPTKQVSGSGAESKRIRDLLSGADSGQLKALAKVYGITHGELNKALETNGALPATYLTTFEMVKELWQEKDLASFSVGVSMLLQTESLSDREKQLIGGIRGDGCTYHPMSEAMKHILSSSDKDQVTEQLKLLHSKMIDQAGASPHQWLDSMFLTLEGSDLNQLPVIEFALKALKSRWLNPLPTYNISMGSGKHRQLLTRLKDVDELRVEATRCLKKWHKTLWSRETNSQLWRLTYESFQKKQPFFITHPHGGLSLTLKNNIDSPSIRIAWTDKPEGIPNIERMLGHQPAFQQLNSGDANHRPVIILGSPAWRCRVIREKVEALFQRKIENSPELQQILEKTKRFEAVNKQLRDALEPLNQLMSYKGYHFVHVVHDDDSMAAYESSAAKKRKEYEQKKCVIESSYSSALESLRVPDEEKKRLSDLKKKCQQATQQAFSHYLYEMTHLKGGGLTYCWSGTRVGNEYSHGAHDPSSPEELYAMMSKIDGSIFEKFVDDAYLRETLKASNALVLKSDELTTIAEEFVSSVNLDSICESLDV from the coding sequence GTATTTCCGAACAGGGTCGCCATACGCTGAGTTCAGGCAAACTGTTTGAAGACTCACAGCCATTGACCCTGGTGATGGATATCCGAAAGCTTACCAGCGAGGAACTGCCGAAATTTAACGATCTGCTAGACCCGGATAATCCCTGTTTGTACGACAGAGTCAGCCATGAGAAACGCCCTCTGGGCGAGCATGTTTCGCTGTTAGTTTTGGCAGATCCCAAGCAGCTGGCATCCGTTGGCCAGCATGACAATGCTCCTGGTGCTGATTTCTGGCGGCGGATTAATCGACCGGGCAATACCTGGCAGTTTGATGCACAAACCGACCATGCCCCGTCGATGGATATTGACAAGGTTCCAGCGTTACTGGCTGAACTCCCCCCTGCCGAAAGTGCTATGGACGACGACACTACCGTTGTTATTGACTGCCACTTGCACAGCAATTGGCGACAGCTGTTGTTGGGCAGCCCTGGCGTCGATCAAAAGGGACGAATCCAGCACATACCCGGCAGGCTTGAGACATTGCGAGCCGGGCAACGGGTGATTTTGAAAGGAGCCAACTGGCAAGATCTGGCCTTTGAACAAACGATTCGACAGATGCTGGCGCAGAGGTGCTTTGAGAGCAATGGCAAAGTCTGCCAGTTACCCGACGATGTTCAGTTTTATCAGATGTCGGTAGGGAAGCATGAGCTTCGTTCACTGTTCCAAAGTCTGTCTAAAGAGCCCACATCACAAAACCCGATCATCATCAACCAGAGTAATATCAATCAATGGCTGAATACCATTGCCATTGCCCCGGAAGGCTATGCAGTCCCTAACACCAGTCTGTTGGAACAGGTTCGGGCAGGCGGTGTCGTCACCGTAACTTCTCCCCTCTCTGAGGCACTCTGGTTTCGTTTATTGGGTTCCCTGCAAATTATTGGCAAGACGACCGGCCTGAAACCCCAGCTTCAGGTGGCTCATACAAAACAGCAGCCTGAAGCCCTGGGATTGACAGAAAACGATAAGCATCTGTCTAACGTTAAAGTTCACTCTGCTATTAATGCAGTGACTTATCAGCAACATGCCGAGGCCAGTCATTGGATAAATAGTTGGGAAAATAGTCACCCACAATCACCTCTGGTTATTCAGGTTAATGACCAAACCAGCTTCAGCCAGCTATTTGATAATATCCATATCACCTCGGAACAAAAGGCTCGTTTTGGACGACGTGAGAGTAAGTTGCAGGAGGCATTAACTGCGGGTAAGCCGGTGATCTTCCGGGGGCTGGAAACGAATCCAGCCCTTCAGCAGCTTCTGGAGCCTCTGGTTGTCGGGCAGCCTCTACCGGTGAACGGCCATTTGCAGGCCTACCCAAAGGCTCAGGTCACAATACTCTGGCCTGAGTCTGTGAAAAGCCCATCGACCCTATTCAATTCGTTGGTTACCACGGGTGAGTCCTGTCCCGACGTCGATCTCTGGGAGATCAATGCAGGTAAGCATGAACTCTCCCGTGCTGAACTGCCAGAGCAAGCGCTTAATAAGCTTTACGAAGCCTTTGAAACCGTCCCTGGCAGCCTGTGTAACCCCTTGCCCAAAATGACCGAAGCCTTGTTGAATCAATTGATACTGGCTGCCCGGCGGGCACAGCAGGAGGACAAGTCTCTGCAGCTTTTACCCCGCCACTGGCGCAAGGCTATCGATAGCACCATTACCCATGGTACTCGTCAGCATCCAACCGTGCGGGATTTTATGAAAGTGGCCTGTTGGCGGTTATTGCCGGATGCTCATGGAAAGGCGGATGCTCATAAACAGCCGGATGGGGATCAAGCCGCTTATGTTGACCCGGATCAATTAACGACCATCATTAACGGGGCTCCCCGGTTAGATAGAACGTTTGTAAGGCAGAACCTGTGGCCACTGGCCAGAACCTTTGACTCGACAGTCCTTAATAAACCATTACAACTGTCGTATAAAAAGCCCTTTCCAGCGTCGGACGAAGAAGAAATTCTGGATGAACTCTGCGCTATCATCGTGGCTTATGGGCCTGAAAAACAACAACAGGCCATGGCGAATCAGCTGGACATTGATCTGAAGGCAGCGGCGCCCTGGCAATCCTTGGCCATCAGGCCATCAAGACAGATTAAACGTTTGCAGGATGCACTGGCTTCTGGCTGGCAATTAACTTTGCCATCAGGGCAGACCCGATCCGATGCTATTCAAGCGCTAACCAGCGATTGTTTTCAAATGGCCAGAACAGCAAAGTCTAAAACAGAAGGCATTGAACGTGTAAAACATCGACTGTCTGAAACACTGGTATTGCAAGGCTCTGATGATAAGCCTTTAGCTGATGATAAGCCTTTAGCTGATGATAAGCCTTTAGCTGATGATAAGCCTTTATCAGCACTAGCCGAGGATCTTTATCTCGGTAAGCTCAGTCAGCAGGATCGTGAAAGCCGCCGATTATCCCGACTCCATGACCGGCTTGCAGACTCTCCGATTATCTTCCTGCAGGGGGAAACCGGCACCGGGAAAAGTTACTTCTCTGCCAAAATGGCGAAGACTTCAGGACCGGCTACGGTGCTGTCCCTTGGCCCTTCTGACAGCGAACAAACCCTGATGAAACGCTGGCAATGGAAAAAAGAGGCCGATGGCGACCGCTCTATGATGCAGCAAAACCGGATGCTGATGAAATGGGCCGGAGCTCGATCCGATAAAGACGGTGAATACCTTACGCTGGTGCTGGATGAAGCCAATCTGGCTCAAACCGGATTACTGGCGTCCCTAAATGGTTTATGGGAACCGGAACCCTGCATCTATGTGGATGGTCATCCTGTCCCGGTCAGCGCAAAACACCGGGTAATTCTTACCGGTAACCCGGATGATTACGCCGGACGCCAGCTGGACCCGGCCCTGAAAGAGAAACTGCCCAAGGCTTACTACCCAAAGTTAGACGAGGCATTCCTCAGGGACAGAGTTGTAGAACCGGCTCTGGTTAATCAGTTACAACAACGGAATCTAACGGACTCTGAAATAGACGACATTGCACGCAGTGCCACCGGGAGTGTGATGGCACTCTGGCAATTTTATCAGGAACTGTTGCCAGAGCATGAGTTTACCCCCAGGGATATGACGGATATCTGCAGTTGGGTGGGCTGGTATCTTGATCGTTCGTTATCCGCAGGTGACCGTGTTAACTGCAAACAAGTACATGGTTTGATCCAACAAAGTTTTCGGGATGTACTGGGGCCTGAAATCAGCGAGACGCATCAGGATGCCCTGACAGCACTGAACATCTGGTTTGCTGCCCGTTATAAGACGGACAACACCCTGAGAGACAGAGTGCATAACCATACCCTGCCTGATATTCAGAAGACCTTCAGCGCAGTCACCAAAGAATTCCAGCCTGACTTTGATACCTCCGGCTCAGCCGTCTGTGAACTGGTAAAACAGATTGGACAGGATTTAAGCCGCGCTCAGCAGGCTCACCATCACCACAGAAAACACGGCGGAAGACAGGCGACACTGATTGAAGGCCCCGCCGGACGAGGCAAGGATGTCACGCTGGACCTGATGATTAAAAGTGTCAGAAAAGAAGCTGGGAAACGGCATGAATTGATGCCGGAAGTCTTTTACCTGAATGCCTGTGATTGCTTCTGGGACGAAGTGTGTAAAACAATCCAGAAGGCAAAACTCGAAGGCGGCATCGTGGTGATTTCAGAACTGAACCTGATCGACAGCCAGCATCTGGAAGGTGAGTTAAACGATATTCTGGCCGGTGACGCCCATCCGGGTTTTCACTTGTTTGCCACCATCAACCCACCCCAGTACAGCGGACGAAAACCCTTATCACCGGCGCTGAAAGGGCGTTTTCGACATTTGCCGATCCGGCAGTACAACCCGACAGAGTTGCAGGCCATTGCTGAGAAAGTATTGCCAGATAGCCCGGAGGGAAAAAACGTGGCTAAACAGCTGACCCAGCTGCATTGCAAATTGAGGGATGAGCTACAAAAACAAAAACTGCCCTTACTGCCGACCAGTCGTGCTTTACAAAATGTCGCCATGGCTGTTCTCAGAGGACGCGATTTTAGCGACGAAAGCCTTCATCGGTGCCTCAATAAGCACTATCGGCTTTATCTGATGGCCGCCAAAACATCGCTGGAGAAACTGCCCAGATCATCGGCTCTCGCCATAGGCAGGGGGAAGTTTCATTTTGAATTGTGCCGTTGGTTCAACAAAACATCGGGCATGGATCGTCCGTGGTTAATAAGACACAGCGATCGCAACAGTACCGATGAAAAACACCATGAAATTTGCTTTAAGGACCAGCTGAGTCCAAAGGAAGCCAAAGCAGAAATCATCAAAAGGGCGGCCCAGACTCAATGGCTGGCATCCGGTCTTTCCCTGGACCCGGATGAGTCGGACGATATTCTCACCGGGGGACTTTACCGATACTGGCAGCAATGCTGGTTTGCTAATCGGTTTGGCCAGACGGGTGTGGACGCTAATAGCGTCTTTCCCATGACAGAAGAACAACAACAAACGATGCAATTATCGGCTAACCGGCCTTACCTTCATGAGGCTGATCGGCAGATAAGCACATGGCATGCCAATGGCGCTCAATGGTGGGCTGCGTTTTGGCATCAGCTCAGCGAGCTGCCAGAGCATTTTGTTAACGATTTTATTAACGAAGCATCCGCTACCAGCAATGATAAGGCTCCTGAACAATACCAGCCACAGCCTATGAATGAAGCGAAAGCGTTGACTGCTGGCAGTGATAAGGCTCCTGAAAAATACAATCCACAAGACTACGAAAAAAAGGCTCCGACATTAGATCGGTCAACGAACTATCAGAACCAGGCTATGCGACGAGTTGACGAGCATATCCTTTTTAAGTTGCCTAACCATTGTGCCAGGATTTATCGGTGGCGAGCAGAGGATATTTATGTGACTCCTGAGGGCGAGATCAAAGAGTTTGATATTAGTCATCTGTCCATACAGGGAACCGAAGTCCTTATACCGGCCCGGTTACCAGAACCTGGCCAGAAAGTGACATTAGCCAGAGACCAAACGCTGGCGACCTTTGACTGGCAACCGAAATGGAGATTGGATAATGGTCGATATCCGTTGCCGAGCCTGAACAAAGATGAGCGTATTGTGGCTATGCGTGTAGCACCCGATTTTCGGTTTTCCCTGTTCAGGGACCTGCATACCGGGCTTCACTCACTGCAGCTGCATGAGCCCACAGCCAGAAATATCAAGCTTGCCTACGTCGTAGAACGCATAAAACCCGGCAAAAAAATACGAACCCGGCCAGAACCATCAACACGGTTCGACGACTGCTGTTCAGAAGATATGAAAAAATTACTGAACCCAATGTTTGAAGACATTGACCATCAACCGTTTGAAATACAGGAGCCTTTGCGGAAAATAAACGACGCCCAAAACACGAGGCAACGCATGGAGGCGATCAGGGACTATTGTCAAGCGTTTTCCGGTGATGCTATGCCTGAGCGCAATCAACCTTTCTTTCAATTCCTCATCACACAGCGGCAAGGGAGGTGTCGTCATCGTGTGCCTGTTTTTGTGGTTTTGTGTCGTTATTTCGGAATTCCCTGTCGGCAAATTTCTAACCGTGTTCACACCTTTGCAGAGTGTTCATTGGATGGCGGCCAAAGCTGGGAGTCTGTGGATTTGGGCGGGGCGCCTGTCGAGGTGGCAAAAATTTTGCCTGTCTTCCAGCCCACCAAACAGGTCAGTGGTTCTGGTGCTGAGTCAAAAAGGATCAGGGATCTCCTGAGCGGTGCTGATTCCGGACAACTGAAGGCTCTGGCTAAAGTCTATGGCATAACGCATGGGGAACTGAACAAAGCCCTTGAAACAAACGGTGCATTGCCAGCAACATACCTGACTACTTTTGAAATGGTAAAGGAGCTTTGGCAGGAAAAAGATTTAGCCAGTTTTTCCGTGGGTGTCTCGATGCTATTGCAGACAGAGTCATTGAGCGATAGAGAGAAGCAATTGATTGGTGGTATACGTGGCGATGGATGCACCTATCATCCGATGTCGGAGGCGATGAAACACATTTTGTCCAGCAGTGATAAAGATCAGGTCACTGAACAACTCAAGTTGCTCCATTCAAAAATGATTGATCAGGCCGGAGCAAGCCCTCACCAGTGGTTGGACTCCATGTTTCTTACACTGGAAGGCAGTGACTTGAACCAACTTCCGGTTATTGAATTTGCCCTTAAAGCTTTGAAATCGCGTTGGCTGAATCCACTTCCAACCTATAACATCAGTATGGGTTCCGGAAAACATCGTCAGCTATTGACGCGTCTGAAAGATGTCGATGAACTGAGGGTCGAAGCCACACGTTGCCTGAAAAAGTGGCACAAGACATTGTGGTCCAGGGAAACAAATAGTCAACTATGGCGGTTGACTTATGAAAGCTTCCAAAAAAAACAGCCTTTCTTTATCACTCATCCTCATGGTGGTCTTTCGTTAACCCTTAAAAATAACATTGACAGCCCATCCATACGGATCGCCTGGACGGACAAACCTGAGGGCATTCCGAATATAGAACGAATGCTGGGGCACCAGCCGGCGTTTCAACAGTTAAACTCTGGCGATGCGAACCACCGTCCGGTCATTATCCTGGGGAGTCCTGCCTGGAGATGCCGAGTGATTAGAGAAAAGGTCGAAGCCCTGTTTCAACGAAAAATTGAGAACAGCCCGGAGTTGCAGCAAATATTGGAAAAAACCAAACGATTTGAGGCAGTGAACAAACAATTACGCGATGCTCTGGAACCATTGAATCAACTCATGTCGTATAAAGGCTATCATTTTGTACATGTTGTACATGACGACGACTCAATGGCTGCTTATGAGAGTTCTGCTGCCAAAAAAAGAAAAGAATATGAGCAAAAAAAGTGTGTTATCGAAAGCAGCTACAGCTCTGCTCTAGAGTCCCTCAGGGTGCCGGATGAGGAGAAAAAACGTTTGAGTGATTTAAAAAAGAAATGTCAACAAGCGACTCAACAGGCCTTTAGCCATTACCTGTATGAAATGACACACTTGAAAGGCGGTGGCTTAACCTATTGTTGGAGCGGTACTCGCGTCGGGAATGAATACAGCCATGGTGCCCATGACCCATCCTCGCCAGAAGAGCTCTATGCCATGATGTCTAAAATTGACGGCAGTATTTTTGAGAAATTTGTTGATGATGCCTACTTACGAGAGACACTCAAAGCCAGTAACGCCCTGGTGCTCAAATCCGATGAGTTGACAACGATTGCCGAAGAGTTTGTCAGCAGCGTGAATCTGGATTCGATTTGTGAGTCATTGGATGTCTAA